The Negativicutes bacterium genome includes the window TAGAATTTTAAGGCTCTACCTCCAGTGGTCGTTTCAGGACTACCAAACATAACGCCAACCTTTTCACGAATTTGATTGATAAAAATTGCCGTTGTTCTGGATTTGCTGATTATACCAGTTAACTTACGCATAGCCTGCGACATCAAGCGAGCCTGTAATCCAACATGAGAATCACCCATTTCCCCTTCAATCTCAGCTTTTGGTACTAAAGCAGCAACAGAGTCAACAACCACTACATCAATCGCCCCACTTCTAACAAGAGCTTCGGCAATATCAAGAGCTTGTTCGCCATAATCAGGTTGTGAAATCAGTAAGTTATCAATATCAACACCTAATTTTTTAGCGTAGACCGGATCTAAAGCATGTTCAGCGTCAATAAAGGCGGCAATTCCGCCAAGTTTTTGTGCCTCTGCAATAATATGTAGTGCTACCGTAGTCTTACCAGATGATTCAGGACCATATATTTCCACAACTCTCCCACGAGGAATTCCACCCAAACCTAAAGCTAAGTCTAACGGTAATGTTCCCGTTGGAATAACTTCTATATTCATTTTGGCAGCAGCTTCCCCCAATCTCATAATAGAACCTTTGCCAAAATCTTTTTCAATTTGTCTCATTGCACTTTCCAAAGCTTTTTCCTTATCCATCAACAAACCCCTCTCTCTACTCTCATATTTACTATTGTACAAACATTTGTTCTCTTCGTCAATAAAAAAAAGGCTAAAAGCCTTTTTTAACGACTTTTAGCCGGTTCAACATTAATTTTATAGCCCTTCATAGTGTTTTTATGCATCACTGCTAACACTCTTTCTGCTACTTCTTCCGGAATTTCGACAAATGTAAATTTGTCATAGATATTAATAACACCAATAATATTCCCAGGAATATCAGCTTCCGAAGAAATTGCTCTAACAATGTCTTCTGGTCTGATTTTTTGGCTACGACCGATATTCATAAATAACCTTACCATCCCTGCTTCTCCACCGGTATTACTAAAGCTATTTGTGACTACTACTTCTTCTTCTTTTTCTTTTACCCCTTCAACGGATAATTTTAAAGCTGCTGCTGCTAAGTCATGAGCATCATAATCATTTAACAAGTCCGCAATAATAGTATGATAGTCATCATAATTATTATTTTCTAGCACTTTTAATAAACGCTCTTTTATTAGTTCTTTTTGACGTTCTAAGATATCAGCTGAAGAAGGTAATTTTTTACGTGTAATAGCCGTTTTTGTATAACGTTCAATTAATTTTAATTGACGATACTCACGAGGATTGATAAAAGTAATCGCAACCCCTTTACGACCAGCACGGCCAGTTCTTCCAATTCTATGAACATATGATTCATGGTCTTGTGGAATATCATAATTCACTACATGAGTAATATCATCGATATCAATCCCGCGAGCTGCCACATCAGTTGCTACTAGTATTTCCAATTTTCCTTCACGGAATTTTTTCATTACTCTATCACGTTGTGATTGACTCAAATCACCATGTAAGCCATCTGATAAATACCCGCGTACTTGTAATGATGATACTAATTCATCAACACCTTTTTTAGTACGACAGAAAATTATAATTTTGCCGGTTTCTTCAACATCTAAAACACGACATAAGCCTTCTAATTTTTCTCTTGTTTCATAATAAATTTGTTCAATCAATGGCACTGTTAACTTTTCTCTGTTAATAGTTACTCTTGTTGCATTCTTCATATACTTTTCTGATAACTTTGCTATTGGTCCAGGCATTGTTGCTGAAAACAATAATGTTTGTCTTGTTTCCGCATCTAAATTATTAATAATAGTCTCTATGTCATCAACAAATCCCATGTCTAGCATTTCATCTGCTTCATCTAAAATAAGCATTTTCACTTGGTCTAATTTAATAGTTCTACGTCTAATATGATCCAATAATCTTCCCGGAGTCCCAATAACAACTTGCACGCCTGATTTTAAGGCTTTGATTTGTCTGTCTATTGATTGGCCACCATAAATCGGCAATGATTTTACTTTTTTAAATTTACCAATTTTAGTTATCTCTTCAGAGATTTGAATAGCAAGTTCTCTAGTCGGTGTAAGAATAAGTGCTTGAATATGCTTATTATGATCATCAACTTTTTCAATTGCTGGAATACCAAAAGCAGCTGTTTTACCAGTTCCTGTTTGGGCTTGACCAATAACATCATTACCTGCTAATACTAATGGTATTGTTTTACTTTGTATCGGTGAAGGCTCTTCAAAGCCCATATCGCTAATAGCAGCTAGTACCTTCTTGCTTAATTCAATTTCCCCAAATGTTGTTAATTCTTTTTTCAAATTTTAAATCCTCCTGTTATTTTCCCTTATTATTTTTCTTATTATATTGCCACAATAAATTTAATGCGGCCTGCGATGCGTGAAATTTAATATCTAATCTCTGACCGTGAAAAACTTTTTTCTCACAAATAGTTTTTTTACCATCACTTAAAGACAGGTAAACTAAGCCAACTTCTGCAGAGTGACTGTCGCCTCCCGGTCCTGCAAATCCGGTAATAGCTATCCCAACTTTGCTATTGAGTTTTTTTCTGACGCCTTCAGCCATTGCTTTGGCAACCTCTTCACTAACAGCACCTTTTTCATTTATTAATGTTTCAGCTATATTTAGTTCATTTATTTTAACGATATCGCTATAACTTACAATGGCTCCCACCACATAAGCTGAACTACCGGGTATATCAGTAAGCCTACTAGTTAATAACCCGCCAGTACATGATTCTGCCATTGCTACCGTAAGTTTATTTTCAACAAACTGCTTTGCAACTACTTCTTCTAGTTTTATATCATCTACCGCATAAATAAATTCACCGATTCTTGACTTAATCTCGGCTTCTAACGGTTTTATTAAAGTTAACGCTTCAGCTTCATTATCAGCTTTTGCCGTTAACCGCACAATAACACCTGTTTTTCTCGCTAATAAAGCTATGGTCGGATTATGTTGCTGTAAAATTAAATCCTTAATTTTTTCTTCTAGCAAGGATTCACCGATGCCATAAGTATTTAAAACTCTTGACAAAATAATTTTACTGCAACCAAACTTTTCAATTAAAAAAGGTTTCAGACATTTTTCAAACATCATTTTCAATTCGCGTGGCGGTCCTGGTAAATTAATGATCATTTTACCATTATCTTCAAGAACAACTCCCGGAGCTGTCCCACAATAATTTTCCAAAACCACTGCACTATCCGGAATCATGGCTTGTCTTATATTACTTTCCACCATTGTACGTTTCACTTTCGCAAAATACCTTTCAATATTCGCCAAACTAGGTTTATGTAAATGCAAGTCCCGATTCAAAACCTCTGCCGTTATTTCTTTTGTTATATCACCCTGAGTCGGGCCCATTCCACCGGTCGTTATAACAATATCAGCTCGCGCTAATGCTAACAACAAAGTTTCTTTCATTCTTTTTTTATTATCACCAATTGTCGAGTGATATAAGACATCAAAGCCTAATTTATTAAGTTGATTGGCTAAATATGCACTATTAGTATTTACAACTTGTCCTAACAATAATTCCGTTCCGGTTGTTACTATTTCCACTATCATTATAAACACCTCAATACTAAATTTACACAAATAAAAAATAGCAGGACAAGAGCCGCTACTATTTTATATTAGCACACTTAATTTTATTTTGATAACTATTCTCTAAACAATTAATTATTTTGCTGCTTATTTTATTTTTTCTGCCAAAATATCATAGGTATAACCTTGGACAACTTTAGTTTTAATAAACTGCCCTGGCATACTATCAGGATCATTTTCCACATAAACCTGACCATCTATTTCCTGTGCCTCACGATAAGATCTTCCATAAGTTACATTTTCTTGTTCGCTATCACGGCCTTCAATCAAGACCTCCAACTCCTGGTCTTCCAGACTTTGGTTTATCTCTTCTGAGATTTTAGATTGAATTGCCATTAGTTCATGATAACGCTCTTGTTTTATTTCCTCACTAACTTGCTGCTCCATTGTAAAAGCTACCGTATCTTCTTCTTTAGAATATGTAAAGATACCGACTTTATCAAATCTTTGCTTGATAATAAACTCTTTTAATGTTTCATAATGTTCAATACTTTCACCCGGAAAACCAACAATAAAAGAAGTTCTAATTGTCGCTGTTGGCATGATTTTTCTAATTCTCAACAACAAATCTTCAATCTCTTCTTTAGTATCTTGGCGAGCCATCGCCTTTAATACATCATTATGAGCATGTTGCAACGGCAAGTCAATGTATTTGCAAATTTTAGGCTCAGTTGCCATGAAATTTAATAGTTCGTCAGTAAATCTTTTAGGGTAACAATATAATAATCTAATCCACTTTAGCTCTTCTATTTTTACCAATTCTTTTAATAACTCTAAGATTTTTATTTCACCATAAAGATCAATTCCATAATTAGTAGTATCTTGAGCGATTAAATTTATTTCCTTAACACCATTTTTTACTAAATTTTTAGTTTCTGCAACTATTGATTCAATAGTACGACTACGGAAATTACCCCTAACCAATGGAATTACGCAGTATGCACAACGATTATCGCATCCCTCTGCAACTTTAACATATGCAGTATAGCGAGGTGTTGTTAAAATCCTTGGCATTTTATCATCATAAATTATTTCTGATTTATCAGCAATAATTAGTCTTTCACCAGCTAACACAGCTTCAACCGCTTCCATAATTCGATCCCAAGCACCAGTTCCAATTATAGCATCAACTTCCGGTAGCTCATCTAACAACTCTTGTTTATATCTTTGTCCTAAACAACCAGCAACAATAATCCCTCGACATTTTCCACTAATTTTGAAATCTGCCATTTGTAAAATTGTCGAAATCCCTTCTTCTTTCGCTGATTCAATAAAGGTACAAGTATTAATAATTATTATATCGGCATCATTAGGTTGTGCAGTAACATCTATTTTATTTTCTCTTAATATCCCCAACATCACTTCTGTATCAACTAAATTTTTAACACAACCTAAACTTATAACTCCAGCCTTTAACATATACTACCTCCTAAGCTTTAGCTTAGTTACTTAATCTAACTTCTTTAATCCATCTATTCATCAATCTATTTTGTACATCAGTCTTATTGCCTAGTTTATTATCTAATAACTTCACATTGTCAATATTAATCGTTTTATATGCTAGCCCGGTTTGATTCGTAGGCATATAAAAAATATTATTTTTTTGCAAACTCATTTGCGCACCATCTTGTAATAACCAATCAATAAAAATCTTCGCATCATATTTATTGTCTGCATTTTTTAATAAGCCAACTGCAGTCAACAAGTATGAGGTACCTTCTTCAGGATATATTATTTTTACTGGAAAACCATCCTGCATATATCTGACAATCTCACTTTGCACCGATATTGCTAAATCAACTTCTCTCATGCCAGCCATTCGCACCGGTGTTGCCAAATATTTCGAGTATTGCACAACCCTAGCATGGATTTTTTGCAATAATTTGATAGCATCATCCTCACCATATTGTGATACTAACGTAAAATATAAATTGGCAGCAGCACTTGAAGCCATTACATCTACTACACCAATTCTAATTTTATTATCTTTATATAAATCATTCCAACCACTAATGTTTTGCTCTGTTAATTTTAAATAATCATAATTAATGCAAAACACAATCGGATCATACCATACACCTTGCCAAAAACCATGTTCATCTTTGAAGCGATCATTTAAGAGATCCGTTTGTTCCGAAACATAATTTTCTAGTTTTTGGTCTGTTTTAGCCTCATCTAACAGTAAACTATCAGTTAAAACTAATTCCACTTTTTCCTCATTTGTGCCTCTTATTTTATTTAACAAGGCCTCTTTATCACTAAATAAAATAAAATTAATCTTAACATTATTAGTTCTTTCAAATTCTTCTGATAGACAGGCTACAATTTCCGCCGGCAAACTTGTATAAACATTAATTACTCTTTTTTGTTGACTGTCATTTTCTACAGAACTAGTAAAATATGCATGCAATAAAAAAGAGATTAGGATTGCTCCAATCATTACGGTAAAGATTTTTATATATCGCATATTATATTACCCCATAATTAAACTGATTACTAAAATTTTTACTCAATTATAGTAGTAACAAGAAAATATTTATTATTTATCTAAAACACCATATTATACTATACAATTATTTGTCTAACTATGCAACAGAAATAATAAAAAGACCGTCTTAAAAACGGTCTTTAATATTTCAATAAATTTTAACGACGCATCCACTCCGGAATGTCTAAAACATCACCTTTAAACGGTTCAATCTTTGTTTTTTCTGCCTTTTCTTCCACAATTGATTGTTGTCCATCAAAACCTGTAGCAATAACCGTAACTTTTATTTCCTCATCCAACTCTTCATCGATTACTGCGCCAAAAATAATATGAGCATCAGGATCAACTGAGCTTTGAATGAAATCAGCCGCTTCATTAATCTCAAATAAACCTAGGCTACTATCACCTGTTATATTGATAATAACCCCTCTGGCACCATCAATTGAAGCTTCCAATAACGGACTTTTAATTGCTGCTTCAGCTGCTATAACAGCTCTATTTTCACCTTTAGCAGTACCAATCCCCATTAATGCAGAGCCCGAATTTTCCATGATAGTTTTAACATCAGCAAAATCTAAGTTAATAACTCCCGAAATACCAATTAAATCAGAAATCCCTTGAACCCCTTGACGCAATACATCATCGGCAATATTAAAAGCTTCCAACATTGAAGTCTTTTTATCTGCCACTTGCATTAATCTATCATTAGGAATAGTTATCAAAGTATCAACTTTATCTTTTAAGTTAGCAGTACCTAGTTCAGCTTGAGTTTTACGTCTTTTTCCTTCAAAAGAAAAAGGTTTTGTTACAACACCAACTGTTAGTGCTCCAACTTCTTTTGCACACTCCGCAACGATTGGAGCTGCTCCTGTCCCTGTACCACCACCCATACCAGCAGTAACAAAAACCAAGTCCGCTTTATCTAAAGCTTTAATAATTTCTTCGCGACTTTCTTGCGCAGCTTTTTCACCAATTTCAGGATTAGCACCTGCTCCTAAGCCTCTAGTAAGTTTTTCGCCAATCTGAATACGATTAGGAGCTTTAGCATTAAGCAATGCTTGAGCATCAGTATTAACGGCAATAAACTCTACCCCTTGTAATCCTGCATCAATCATTCGATTTACTGCATTATTACCGCCGCCTCCTACACCTATAACCTTAATTTTTGCATTTTGACTATATTC containing:
- the recA gene encoding recombinase RecA, producing MDKEKALESAMRQIEKDFGKGSIMRLGEAAAKMNIEVIPTGTLPLDLALGLGGIPRGRVVEIYGPESSGKTTVALHIIAEAQKLGGIAAFIDAEHALDPVYAKKLGVDIDNLLISQPDYGEQALDIAEALVRSGAIDVVVVDSVAALVPKAEIEGEMGDSHVGLQARLMSQAMRKLTGIISKSRTTAIFINQIREKVGVMFGSPETTTGGRALKFYSSVRLDVRKIDIIKQGNDIVGNRTRIKVVKNKIAPPFRIAEFDIMYGKGVSREGCLLDIGAEMDIIEKSGAWYSYGGNRLGQGKENAKDFLRENGEIATEIEGKIRENLVVGNNPFTKIGDEVTVEEETE
- a CDS encoding DEAD/DEAH box helicase, yielding MGFEEPSPIQSKTIPLVLAGNDVIGQAQTGTGKTAAFGIPAIEKVDDHNKHIQALILTPTRELAIQISEEITKIGKFKKVKSLPIYGGQSIDRQIKALKSGVQVVIGTPGRLLDHIRRRTIKLDQVKMLILDEADEMLDMGFVDDIETIINNLDAETRQTLLFSATMPGPIAKLSEKYMKNATRVTINREKLTVPLIEQIYYETREKLEGLCRVLDVEETGKIIIFCRTKKGVDELVSSLQVRGYLSDGLHGDLSQSQRDRVMKKFREGKLEILVATDVAARGIDIDDITHVVNYDIPQDHESYVHRIGRTGRAGRKGVAITFINPREYRQLKLIERYTKTAITRKKLPSSADILERQKELIKERLLKVLENNNYDDYHTIIADLLNDYDAHDLAAAALKLSVEGVKEKEEEVVVTNSFSNTGGEAGMVRLFMNIGRSQKIRPEDIVRAISSEADIPGNIIGVINIYDKFTFVEIPEEVAERVLAVMHKNTMKGYKINVEPAKSR
- a CDS encoding competence/damage-inducible protein A; translation: MIVEIVTTGTELLLGQVVNTNSAYLANQLNKLGFDVLYHSTIGDNKKRMKETLLLALARADIVITTGGMGPTQGDITKEITAEVLNRDLHLHKPSLANIERYFAKVKRTMVESNIRQAMIPDSAVVLENYCGTAPGVVLEDNGKMIINLPGPPRELKMMFEKCLKPFLIEKFGCSKIILSRVLNTYGIGESLLEEKIKDLILQQHNPTIALLARKTGVIVRLTAKADNEAEALTLIKPLEAEIKSRIGEFIYAVDDIKLEEVVAKQFVENKLTVAMAESCTGGLLTSRLTDIPGSSAYVVGAIVSYSDIVKINELNIAETLINEKGAVSEEVAKAMAEGVRKKLNSKVGIAITGFAGPGGDSHSAEVGLVYLSLSDGKKTICEKKVFHGQRLDIKFHASQAALNLLWQYNKKNNKGK
- the rimO gene encoding 30S ribosomal protein S12 methylthiotransferase RimO produces the protein MLKAGVISLGCVKNLVDTEVMLGILRENKIDVTAQPNDADIIIINTCTFIESAKEEGISTILQMADFKISGKCRGIIVAGCLGQRYKQELLDELPEVDAIIGTGAWDRIMEAVEAVLAGERLIIADKSEIIYDDKMPRILTTPRYTAYVKVAEGCDNRCAYCVIPLVRGNFRSRTIESIVAETKNLVKNGVKEINLIAQDTTNYGIDLYGEIKILELLKELVKIEELKWIRLLYCYPKRFTDELLNFMATEPKICKYIDLPLQHAHNDVLKAMARQDTKEEIEDLLLRIRKIMPTATIRTSFIVGFPGESIEHYETLKEFIIKQRFDKVGIFTYSKEEDTVAFTMEQQVSEEIKQERYHELMAIQSKISEEINQSLEDQELEVLIEGRDSEQENVTYGRSYREAQEIDGQVYVENDPDSMPGQFIKTKVVQGYTYDILAEKIK
- a CDS encoding extracellular solute-binding protein gives rise to the protein MRYIKIFTVMIGAILISFLLHAYFTSSVENDSQQKRVINVYTSLPAEIVACLSEEFERTNNVKINFILFSDKEALLNKIRGTNEEKVELVLTDSLLLDEAKTDQKLENYVSEQTDLLNDRFKDEHGFWQGVWYDPIVFCINYDYLKLTEQNISGWNDLYKDNKIRIGVVDVMASSAAANLYFTLVSQYGEDDAIKLLQKIHARVVQYSKYLATPVRMAGMREVDLAISVQSEIVRYMQDGFPVKIIYPEEGTSYLLTAVGLLKNADNKYDAKIFIDWLLQDGAQMSLQKNNIFYMPTNQTGLAYKTINIDNVKLLDNKLGNKTDVQNRLMNRWIKEVRLSN
- the ftsZ gene encoding cell division protein FtsZ; its protein translation is MLEIDAEYSQNAKIKVIGVGGGGNNAVNRMIDAGLQGVEFIAVNTDAQALLNAKAPNRIQIGEKLTRGLGAGANPEIGEKAAQESREEIIKALDKADLVFVTAGMGGGTGTGAAPIVAECAKEVGALTVGVVTKPFSFEGKRRKTQAELGTANLKDKVDTLITIPNDRLMQVADKKTSMLEAFNIADDVLRQGVQGISDLIGISGVINLDFADVKTIMENSGSALMGIGTAKGENRAVIAAEAAIKSPLLEASIDGARGVIINITGDSSLGLFEINEAADFIQSSVDPDAHIIFGAVIDEELDEEIKVTVIATGFDGQQSIVEEKAEKTKIEPFKGDVLDIPEWMRR